TCACGAAGGGCTGCTTCCACTTAAACATTTTGGCATAAGGTGTATACATTTCAGCAGCAAGCAGGTTAAAACGCAGTAAAAGCCTTACTGTCAACCCTCAAAACAGGCTCGTGCGATGTAGCAAGCCGTAAGTACTGATTCAAAATGCAGACAAACAGGCATAGAGCCTTGAATGAGTTATAGCCTCGCCGCTGTTTTACTTATAATTAAATAACAAGGACACCGGCAACACAAAATGGCCATCATTACATTGCAGGGAGTATATCTTCATAAAATGGTTATATACATATTTATCGATGTTTTTTAAATTATTAAAGAGGCTATTAAGTTATATTTTGAGGTTATTAAGTTATATATAAATTCTTTTAGGCTATTTTAACATGTTTTTAAGAACCTTTTTAGATGTTTTTAAGCTATTCATATAGCTTTATTACCTATTTTTATAACTATAATAACTAACGCTCAAGTAAATGATAGATATTGCTATACTTCCGATGGTTAAAAAGGTGATGAAAAACAGGCACATAAATGGTGCTGAGCTTGCACGCCAACTGCAGGTGCACCCCACAACGGTTAATGGCATGCTCCACCGGCCTACATTACAGGTAAATAAACTTGCCCAGCTGAGCCATTTGCTTCAGTACAATTTTTTTCGTGAACTGGCCCTACAGTTTCCTTATGCCGAACCAACTTGCACTGACACCGGCACAGGCCAGGAAAATAAGGAGTTAAAAAACAGGGTATACGAGCTCGAACTTGAAGTTAAGGTGCTGCGACAGACCATTCGCGACCTGGCGGGTAAATAAGTCCTTTCCTGAGGAAAAAAAAAGATTTTGCTCAAAACGAACAAAATCTATTACTAATTGCTAAAACTGCTTTTCAATGGCTTTTAGCAGCTCTGCTTTCCGAATGGGTTTTGAAACGTAATGGTTAAAACCGTTTTCGTTTATAAAATTGCTTTGGGTTTCGGGGGCAAAAGCCGATAAGGCAAATATCCGCACTTTTTTATCCATTTGCCTGATTAAATGCGTTGCTTCGTGCCCATCCATTTCCGGCATTTTTAAATCCATTAAAATCAAATCTACATCGGTGTTCTCCTTGTAAAGCCGAACGGCTTCTACTCCGGTAGATGCAAGCAGCAACTGGCCTGCTACCTCCTTTAGCATGTACGAAAATAGTTTTTGATTAATCGGGTCGTCCTCTGCCAATAAAATTTTTAGTTTTGCTTTTTCTTGTGGTTCTGCGCCTTGTCCTTCCATTAAGTTGTTGTAATTTGAATGAAATCACCCCCGCTCGAATTCCTTAAGCCGGCTGTAATTCATTTCATTAAAAAATCGTCCTTCTTTTTCAGTTTTGTATAACACATTAAAGATAAGCTTTCATTTCGATTCGTGAAATATGTTTATAATTCAATTTGTGTATTTTTATCGAAATAAAAACATAAAGTATGAAGATTGTTGTGTTAGACGGTTACACCTTAAACCCGGGAGATTTAAGCTGGCAGAAACTTGAAAGCATAGGAGATTTAACGGTTTACGAGCGTACACCACCCACGGAAGTTTTAAAGCGTGCCACCAATGCCGATGCCGTTTTTACCAATAAAGTTATTCTGAATGAAAACCTTTTGAAGCAGCTGCCAAACCTAAAATTTATTGGCGTTTTGGCTACCGGCTATAACGTTGTTGATACTTCATACGCCAAACAGGCAGGAATAACTGTTTGCAATATTCCGGCCTACAGCACACAATCGGTAGCGCAATTGGTTTTTGCACACCTGCTTCATTTTGCACAAAATGTTGGCGGTCATGCACAATCGGTTCGCGATGGGCGGTGGGCCGCCAACCCTGATTTTGCCTATTGGCTTAGCCCTCAAACCGAGTTGGCAGGAAAAACACTTGGAGTAATTGGTTTTGGGCAAATCGGACAGGCTGTTGCCCGTATTGGCATTGCCCTGGGTATGAAAGTTATTTATAATAACCGCAGCCTAAAAACAACTACCATTGAGGCCAGCCAGGTGGATTTAGACAACCTTTTAAAAAACTCCGACTTTATCAGTATCAACTGCCCGTTAACCGAGCAGAACCAAGGTTTTATCAACAAAACCACTATCGAAAAAATGAAACCCACTGCCATTCTTATTAATACGGGCAGGGGGCCGCTTATTAACGAACAAGACCTGGCCGATGCATTAAACAGCGGTAGAATTGCCGGTGCCGGACTCGATGTGCTGGCCTCCGAGCCTGCCCGTTCCAACAATCCCTTGGTGCAGGCAAAAAACTGCAATATTACCCCACACATTGCCTGGGCAACGCTTGAAGCCCGGCAGCGGCTTATGCAAATTGCTGCCGATAATCTGAACGCTTTTATTAATGGGAAACCCATTAATGTGGTTAATGCTTAGTTATAAAAATCGTTAAGAATATATAAAGCAACCAGTAAGCACGCAACCTTTTTTCTACCTCGCTCGTTTTAGCAGCACACAAAGGGGTTAATTGTGGTACTAAAAATTATTCATATTGTTTTACTGGCATCGGTAAAATACATTGTTACCCTGCCTTATGCCATGCTTATTGGGCTGGATTACAAGTATGCGGTATTGGCTGTTCTTACGGGTGGCATTGGTGGTTTTTTGTTTTTTTACTACATCAGCAAACCCTTAAACCGGGGACTGGTAATTTTGTGGTCGCGCTTTTGCGGGGCTATTCCTTATTCGCTAAGAGGCCGTTACCGAAACTGGTGTATCCGAAAATCGCGAACCCGAAAAAAACGCACCTTTACCCGCCGTAACCGTTTTATTGCCCGCATGAAATCAGACTATGGCCTGTGGGGGATTATTATTACCACGCCCGTAATTTTAACCATACCTCTTGGGGCATTTCTGGCCAATAAATATTATGCCCACAAACGGCACATTGTTTTATACATGATTTTGTCGATTATTGGCTGGGCTGGCGTGCTTTCAGGGCTGGTCCATCTTTTCCCCAATCTGTTTTTCTAAATAGTGGCGGTTTTCATTTTGTTCCACTAAACGCCGGTCGGCACCCGACAAATCCAATTCCTGTAATTCATTCATTTTTACCCATTTTACCGCCCGATGATCGTTTAATTGCAGTTCACCTGAAATAACACTGCACACAAAAGGGATTAAGCGAATACTTTTGGAAGAATAAGCATGATTAACCGCCTGCAATGCATGGCAAACTTTAACCTGCAGGTTTAATTCTTCGCTGATTTCGCGTACAATACACTCTTCGGCTGTTTCTCCTGCCTGTATTTTTCCACCCGGAAACTCCCACTGGTAAGCATGGTCGGAGGTAGCATGGTTTTGTGCAACCAGCACTTTTGCATCCTTAAATATTATGGCACAGGTAACATGAATCATTTGGTAAAAATAAAAATCTAAAGATTATTTTTTATCTTTTCTGCCTACTTGAATTCGTAAAAAAAACGATGACCGAACAAGAACTTTTCGAATACCTCGATGCCTGGGAGAATATTGAACTCCTGAGCGCTTCGCAATTAAATACACCGCAGGGTTACAACACACTTATGCAGCTGGCCCTAACCGATACCAGGCAGCGAAGTTGGCGTGCCGCTTATCTTGCCGATAAAATTCACGATGATCATCCTGCATTGCTGCACCCATACCTTCCGGCAATTATAGAAAAGCTAAAGACTGAAAAAAATGCAAGTAAACGCCGACACTGGCTAAAACTAATCAGCATGAACAGGGTCGAAGAAGAACATTTTGGTTTTCTTTTTGACTACTGCATTGATGTTTTTACCTCGGGCAAAGAGGCGGTTGCCGTTCGGGTTCATGCCATGCAAATTCTATATAACATTTCGGAAAACGAACCGGATTTAAAACCCGAAGTGCTTCAAATCATTGAAAACGAGATGGAACTACATGCCACTGCAGGAATCCGTTCTCGCGGAAAAAAACTCAGCACAAAGCTTCGTAAGCAAATTAAAGAGGCCGGCTACTAAGCACCGGCTTTTTTCTGAAATGTTGTTATTAACTCTTTGAGTTTTGTATCCAACTCCTGGTGCAACTCATCTTGTTTGTTATTACGGGTAATTATTACCAGGTTGCGCAAATGCGAAATTTGCCGGTTCTGGTCGTTCTGAATAGCCGCAGCCATGTGGGCCGGCAACGAAGCGTAATAGTCTAACATGGCAAAACAGTTTTCGGCCATTATTCTCACTTTTTCATTGGCTTTATCTGTTGCTCCTGCCCGGTAATACTGGTCGGCCATTTGGAAAGAACTGTAGTCAAGCGGAATAATTTCGTTGGGAAAAAGTTCAAACATTTTATCAGCAACTTCAATCGCCTTTTCTTTTTGGCCTTCGTTGATTAAGGCTTGTGCCAAACGAATAAACATATAACGAGCCTGCATAATATCAATCTGCTTGCGGTTGTATTCATCCATATGAATATCAGGATCATTTACATTTCCCCACACAAATTTGTTCATCACATTGTTGTACAAAAGTTCGGTGTCAATCCTTCCGGCAGTAACGCCTTGCTTTGGTGTTTTTATAGGCACAAAACGATAAGCGAGGCCTTCAAACTGCAACCAGTCGAGGAAATAAATATTGCCGGTAAACACCAAACTATGATCGATATAAATGGGGCGCTCCCAATTGTTGGCTGCAATCATATTCAGCACTGCCATTTCGCTTTTGGTTATCATGTTCTTATTGATTCTGAACTCCACACGGTCGGCAATTTGCCCGGCATTTTCCGGTTTTACGGTGCCACTCTCAACAGCTTTCTGTTTATCCACAGTTATATGAAAATCTTTCGAAGGCAGGTAGTCGAGCATCGCACCACTGGTTACTTTTACCTGTGTGCGCACATCATCGCTGCCTAAAAACTCCATCGCTTCGCTCAATTCAACTGATCCTTTTATCCGATCCTGAAACAGAACGGCATCCATGCGGCCCATGTAATATTTATCTTTAGTAAACGAGAATGGTACCGGTGCCGCTTGGTTGGTTGCAAATTTTTGTTGGCTAATGTACCAGTCCATACCGAGGTAACTAATGTTGATAATTTTTATATCGGGACGAACGCCTTCCACCTCTTGCACATACCACAACGGGAAGGTATCGTTATCGCCATAAGTAAACAGAATGGCATTTGGTGCACACGACTCCAGGTAATTTTTAGCGTAATCGCGGGTCATATATTTTCCCGACCGGTCGTGGTCGTCCCAGTTTTGCGTTGCTAATACCCCCGGAACAGCTACCAGGGCAATTAGCGTTGCCAGCACTGCCCCAGGCGCTCCTTTTATCAGTTTTTTTAGTCCGGAATATACGGCCAGCACTCCCAGGCCAATCCAAATGGCAAAGGCATAAAACGAGCCTGCATAGGCGTAATCGCGTTCACGAGGCTGGTACGGATACTGATTCAGGTATATCACAATAGCAATTCCGGTTAACACAAACAGCAGCATGGTAACGGCAAAGGTTTCTTTGCCCTTTTTACCCTGGTTATACTGAAAGAAAAGCCCTAACAGCCCCAGCAGTAGTGGCAGAAAATAATACACATTCCGGCTCGGGTCGTTGAGCATCCATTCGGGCATATTATCGCGAGGCCCCACTTTGGGTTCATCAATAAAAGAAATACCGCTAACCCAGTTTCCGTATTCAAAACTACCATGTCCCTGAAGATCATTCTGTCGCCCCACAAAATTCCACATAAAATAACGCATGTACATGTGGCCAAGTTGGTAGCTAAAGAAAAAACGGAGGTTTTCGCCAAAAGTAGGTTTTTGCAATGTTTTTACCTCTCCGCGATCGCGCACACGCACGGGTGTTCCTTTTACTTTTCCCCATTCTTTGTAGGCCTGCACATGATTTGATTTGTCGCTGTACATTCGCGGAAAGATCGTTTCCATTTTGGGTTCGTACACCGACCCACCCGGCATGGTTCCGGTAATTTCATATTTACCGTCTACTTTGTTGTATTGATCTTTTGGATTTTTTGTAGCAATTCGTGGTGCATTGTAGTAGGGTCCTTTAAACAATGGTCGATCGCCATACTGCTCGCGATTCAGGTAACGCACCAGCGCAAAGGCATTGTCGGGGTGGTTCTGGTTCATGGGTGGGTTGGCCGAGGCACGAATTAAAATTATGCCAAACGATGAATAGCCAATTAAAATCACAATAACCATGGTGATGGCATTGTTCCAAACCACCATATTCCGTTGGCGGGTATAACGCAAACCAAAGTAAGCTCCCACTGCAATTAAAGCCACCATAAAAATAATTCCTGAATTGAAAGGCAATCCCAATGTATTAACAAAAACACGGTCGAACAAAAAGCCAATTCGCGGAACGTTCGGGATAATCCCATATTGAATTCCGAGTAATACGCCCATTGAAGCAGCCAATGCATAAACGACACCTTTCCAGGAAAATTCGTATTTTTTGAAATAATAAACCAAGCCAATTGCCGGTATAGCCAGCAGGTTTAACAGGTGAACACCTATTGAAAGCCCCATTAAATAAGCAATTAATACCAACCAACGATTGGCGTGTTTTTCGTGTGCAACATCTTCCCATTTTAGAATAGCCCAAAAAACCATTGCGGTAAACAACGAAGACAGCGCATAAACTTCGCCTTCAACGGCCGAGAACCAGAATGAATCGGTAAAAGTAAATGCCAATGCGCCAACAAGTCCACTCCCCCATACAGCAAGTTGTTCTCCTGAACTTTTTTCTTCAGAAAAGAGTTTATTGGCCAGGTGTACAATGGTCCAGTACAAAAACATTATGGTTGCAGCACTTGCCATTGCCGATAAGGAATTAACCAGAACAGCTGCCTTGCTTGCATCAGGAGCAAAAAGGGTAAAAATACGCCCCAAAATCATAAATGTTGGTGCCCCTGGCGGATGGCCAACTTCCAGTTTAAAGGCACTGGTAATAAACTCACCACAATCCCACCAGCTTACTGTGGGTTCCATTGTCATGAAGTAAGTAATACAGGCAAGGATAAAAACAAGCCAACCAAGAATATTATTGATTAATTTTGTGTGTTGCATGATCTGTTTTTTTATTGATCAATGGCAAATATAAGCTTTTAAACAGTAATGCGGCGAAGTGAAGAATGAAAATGCTATGGGAGTTTTTTTTTGTGATAAGCTAAATTTTTTCTTACCAGAATTTGCGGAATAAATTTTTTTTATACTTTTGCACCGTCTTTAACAAAAAGACACAATAAGGACTGACCCGTGGTGTAATTGGCAACACGTCTGATTTTGGTTCAGAAGAGTCCAGGTTCGAGCCCTGGCGGGTCAACTGAAAAGCTTGCAAAATACTGCAAGCTTTTGTTTTTTAGGGCAATAGCATTTTGCCATAAAGCTGACAAAGGCCCAAACTCCAACTTTTACGACAAAAAATAAGTTAATAACACATTCTTCAAAAAATTAAAGTCAACAGCTACCACTACTTTTTAATCAGATACAGAACGCCCTAATCAACTCCATTATAAAATCTTAATCCCCTCCTATTTCTCTTTTAAATATTGACTTGGTGTTACTCCGGTAAATTGTCTAAAAATACGAACAAGTGTTGATTTTGACTGAAATCCACACTCTTCTGCCAACACCATAATTTTATAGTGTTGGTTTTTGGGGTCCGAAATCTTTTCCTTGAATAAATTAACTCGGTATTGATTTATATAATCGGTTACACTTTTCCCGGTTAATGTATTTACCGATTGGGAGATGATAGTCGACGGTATACCTGTTAATTCAGAAAGATCTTTAACAGTAAGAGGCCCCTTTGTGTATGGTTTCTCATTCTTCATCAATGTCTCAAGCTGGTTAAAAGCTCCTGTCATTTGATCTTCAGGAGCCTTTTGCTGGCAGTTGTTTGGATTAAATGATTCGCTGAGGTTTTTAAAACGGTGTTTTGATGGACTCACAAAAAGATATGCATAACTATTTCCTAAATACAGAAATATAAAAATGAACAAGGTAGTAAGGGTATTGCCCCATAGCATGCGTTCCCAAAATACATTGGGCAGCATATAACGGCCTGCATGCAGTAATAAAATTCCCAAATAAAGAAAACTAACCCCTAAAATAATTTGTCTGATCCATTGATGTCTCATTTCATCCCGAGGCGAAATGGCATTCTTTTTATCTTTCAAAACCACTTTCCATGTTAAAAAAATATAGAACCCAAGCACCACATATTTGTATAAATAGGTAAGCGAAACAAATATGTTATCCTCTTCAACACAACCACCTTCCTGGTAACACTCCATTAAACCTGCGGCATAGTTTAAATACAACTTTACCAAAATTTGAAATAAAGCTGGTGCAAGGTGCCAAAAGTGTTTGGGTTGTAAGCGAAATGCCGAGTTTGTAAAAGCCAAAACGTAAACGTACATGATTGCACCATGCAGCAAATGAGAATCACAAATTAAGGTTATAAATACAGGAAAGCGCCCAGCCAGACCTTTAGTATATAAAAAAAACGAAAAGACTGTGATAATTAGAAGAATAATCCATCCTGAAAAAACAAGCTCTGAGAATGCCTTATTCTTCTTTGTTATGAGGGAGATTGAAAAAAAGACTAATAATCCACAACAAACAATATATAAGTACTCCATCTGTGGCAAAATTAGCCATTAAATTAAAAGACACAATACCAGGTGGTACTCACCCAAATATTGTGTCTCTTTTTTTAATTAAAGAATAAATCTAATAATCCGCCAGCAATAGGCTAAGGTATTTATAATGTGCTTTTAACGCCGCATCCTTGCTCCTTAAATTCTTATTAACCAAGTTTTTTGTTTTTTCTATTTCTGCAAAAACCAAGGGTTTTACCAGGTTATCGAGAAATTGAATTTTTGAAGATGTGCCACTGGTTAAAGATGCGAGGGAAGATGATTCCTTTTTCTCTTTCGAACCATTTGCTGCTCCGGCCATTTTTACCAGGTTATGAATATACGATGCCTGCAAATGGCGTTCGAATTCGTTTAGCTTTTTACCATTTATTGTTTTTTCCCATATATGCTTATGCAGATCGTTTAAATATTCCGCACTACTGTACTCATTATGATACATTTCCAGTTTCTGAAAAACCACGCCCCCCATTAAAATATCAAGCACTGAAGCCTGGTATTTAAACAATTCATTCTTGTGCGAACCAATGCGTCGTTCAATTTCTTTGTTGAGCATCCACGAAGGCTGATTGGCCAGCTCTTTAAACAACCATGCCAATGCCTCCTGTTGCCTGGCTTTGCTTACCGGGTTCTGAAAATATTCCTCTTCACCCTCAACAAGCTGATACCGATAAACCCCTCCCGGATAAGCGCAAACATGCCCAATGTAACGTTTGTATTGTTTTAACACCTCCTCGTACATGTGAGTCATGTATTGAAAATCATCATTTTCTTCGGTTGTCCACTCAATTAGATGCTTCATAATATATTGAGCATTTTTACTACCGTACTCGCTGGCTTTTATGGCATTGTCGCCCAATGCCTCGTTTTGTGCCGCAGGATCGAAAGCAATTCCCATTTGCTGGTCGCCATAGCGGTAAATGAGGCTATCTTTTTTCTCCAAAATCCATTGGTTTAGGATGGCTTTTTCATCATCAGCTGTTTCTGCCTCAAAAATAGGCTGATAGCCCCATTTAATTGCAAAAATATCATAAGGCCCCATGTTTGGCGGGGTAAAGCGTATTCCCTCATCACCGGGCTGAGCAATGTAGTTAAAACGGGCATAATCCATTATCGACGGAGTAGTTCCATATTTTTGAGTGAAAGTAGCCGAACGCAACGAATCAACAGGAAAGGCATAGGATGCACGCATATTATGTTTCAATCCAAGACAGTGACCAATTTCATGCGCAATAACATAACGCACCATTTCGCCCAACATTTCCAATTCGGGGTTACGCTTGCGTGCCTTTGGATCGGCAGCGCCACACTGTACAAAACGCCAGTCGCGCAAAAGCTGAGTTACATTGTGCCACCAGAGCACATCGCCTCCAAGTACTTCGCCACTGCGTGGGTCGATCCAGCGCGGCCCCATCGAATTTGCCTTTGTTGAAGCAATGTAACGTATACATGAATGACGAATATCTTCAGGATTAAAATTAGGATCGTCAACCGGATAAGGCTTTCCCACAATGGCATCTTTAAAGCCAATAGCTTCAAAAGCTACCTGCCAGTCTTCAATGCCTGCTTTAATGTAAGGCCACCATTCTTCCGGAAAAGCATTGTCGTAATAATAAACAATTTGTTTTTCGGGCACTACCAATTTTCCCGCTTTGTAATCTTCAATATCTTCCTTTTTAGGAGCAATATCAAAGCGGGCAATGTATTTTTTACTGTCAACTCCAATTTCGTTGGTTGTATAAAAAAGAGCGCTGCTGGCAAAATACCCTATCCGGCTATCTTCATAACGTGGCCGCATTGTTTTTTCGGGCAACAGTAAAAACGAACGGTTCATTACAATTACAAAAGGATTACCGGTTGTATTGCTGTAATTCATTTGTGTTTTTACCTCCACATTTTTCGGAAAAACCTGGGCCATTTTAATACACGTGGCATCGGGTTCCAGTTTTCCTGCTTTGTATTTGCTGTTAAAAGGCGAAATACCTTGAATTTCAGCAGTGAGAAATTTGGTTACATCAATAATCGCTGCGCTTGAGTCGGTGTTTAACGATTTGATTTTAAAGGTTTCGAAAACCGGCTGCATTTGAATGCGGTCGAGCGCTCGTTTTATCGGGTCGTTTTCGTCGGCCAACTCATCAGAAACCACTTTATGCATAAACAACTTCTCGTTGTTGCGCGAAAAACGAATCCAGATGGGTTCCTTACGCATTTCGCCGGGTTCAACTTTTGTTGTTTTGCTTAATTGGGCAACACGTGCGGCCAATAAAAAGTCGCGGCCAAGCAGGGAGTCGTTTATTTCAAAAAAATAATCGTTATCCTTTTTATACACTGAAAACAAACCCTCGCCTACTAATTCTTTGTCGGCTAAAAACTTATCGTACGAAGCCACTTTTGCGGTATCTTTTTCTGTTTTCTTTTCTTCCGCTCCGGAAAAACCGATACTCAGTATCAAGAAAAATACTGTAAATACCGGTTTTAAACTGTCCCTCTTCAAAAATAATGTCATGTTATTGCTTTTTTTCAAAAATCAAAAATATCTTATTCTATCTAATTTTTTACATGTCAACCGGCTTATGGCATTCTTCGGTTAATGGTGCCGGGTCGTCGTATTCTTTTGTATTGTATAACAAAAACTTACGACTTGTTGTACCTCCAAACAGTTCAGCGTTTGTCATTCTGAATTCGAATTCAATTTTGAAAATACCGTTACCAATGTCGGTATAAGTGCCTTCTCCTTCAATAGCAATCTGGTACGATTTATCTTCTTTATTCGACAATATAATTTCCTGTGCAACAACTTTTACAAAACCATTGCTTGCACTTGTTCCATCGGCCGGATAAAATTCGAGTGCCTGCGGAACATTAAAGCCCGGCGATTTATCGGCATCGGTATATTCGTTGTCGAGAATTCGTTTTAAGTTAAAGCTGTTTGTTGTACGGCCTGCGTTTGGCGAATTAAAACCAATTCGGAAAGCATGGTGGTAAATATCGTCATCAGGATTGCTGGTACCATTATCATCGTATAAAATGGCATCAGGGTGGCTGGCATCAACTACAACCGGGTAGGTGAACACATTCCAAGCAGTCCAGTCACATTCGCCGTCTTTGTTGTAATCCATCCAGGTTTCGCCGTATGTGCGGTAAAAAGGATCGCTAAGGTTATAAAAATGTGCGGCTGTATTTAGCTCCAGGTCGCGATCAACATTTTCGGGTTTTACAAAGGTGATTGAACTGTTTCCAGCTATTTTATAGTATTCCAGATCGTTTAGCTCAATTTTGGCCGTGTACGAGAAAATATCAACATCAAGCGACTCATTTAAAGTAAGCTTATAAGCTACCTTATTTTCTTCTTCGTTTATTTCATGCTGTTCAAGCGAATAATCAAAATCACTATTTACCTCGTGTAACAACTCTACTCCTGCCACTTCATTAACAAAAACGCCTTCGGGGAAAAGCACATCAAAAAATACCTCTTCTCCCATGTCGCCATTTAAAAGCAACATATTCTCATCCTGCATTTTATAGGTTAGTGCCAATTCATCGAGACTAATCGTTAACTCGTTATACGGATCGTTAGGATTCGGAAAACCTAAGGCTATGCCGTTGTCACTAACCGACTCGAGTTTTAGTTTTATCGAATTATTATCGTCTTCAAACCAACGCTCGTTAAAATTAATGGTAATGGTATCGTTTAGTTTTTTACCGGAAAAATTCAGAGTTTCTGTCGGCGTAATTTCAAAAGCCGAAAAAGGTCCCGAAACATTTGTTGAAAAAGTTGCAGTCACATTATTTACCAGGGGCTCGCTGGTAAGGCTCACCGGAATTTTCAGTGCTTGCTTTTGAGCATAATTAATACTTTTTGCAAGATCGGCATTTTGAACCAGGGTGCCTTCCTCAACGGGCTGTCCATCGTTGTTTACCACCAATTGAAAACGAATGAAGCGGCCATCCTGATTGGAATAAACCTCAGCCTCGTACTCCTCGCATGCCAGCCCAACCAACACAACAATTAGCAGGGTTACTATCTTTTTAATATCCATCATTTTGAATCATATTTTCGTTTAAGGTAACGCTTGAACCGGGTATGGGCAACACAAAATAATTTGATGGGTACTCCATGTTACACACCCTCGACAGACACCCTTCGTTGCGTTCCACATCTTTTTTATAGCGTACAATATCGAAAAACAGGTTACCTTCAAAGGCCAGCTCCCGTCTGCGTTCATCAAAAATTTCTTCCAACAGGTTTTCAGTCGTTGTAAGCGCATCCAGTCCGGCTCGCTCACGAATGGTATTTAAATCGTTAAGTGCCGCATTTTCATCAGTCCCTAATCGCGCCGTTGCTTCGGCCCTGATCAAATACATCTCCGACAGGCGCAAATAAAGTGTACCGGGTTCTCCCTGAAATTTCCATGTAAAATAATACGGAAGCATGTAATCCACATTATCTATACTGGTTTTTATATCAATAGGCGCATAAAGCAATTTTCGAATATCATTCTCCGAAAACATATTCAATAAATCTCCCGATGCCACAATCTCCTGGTAATTGTTTTCATCAATATAGTTAAACCAGCTAAGACCAACCGAAGAACGGATCTCCCCCTCTTCGGCAGTTCGTGGAGCCGAAAATTCAAGTAACACCTCGCTTACTGCTTCTGCAGGTTTTACCCATTCTTGCAAATAATCGTCTTTTGGCATCAGATTAACACCCGAATTAAGAATTACATCGTTGGCATATTCGTAAGCTTTTTCCCA
Above is a genomic segment from uncultured Draconibacterium sp. containing:
- a CDS encoding zinc-dependent metalloprotease, with translation MTLFLKRDSLKPVFTVFFLILSIGFSGAEEKKTEKDTAKVASYDKFLADKELVGEGLFSVYKKDNDYFFEINDSLLGRDFLLAARVAQLSKTTKVEPGEMRKEPIWIRFSRNNEKLFMHKVVSDELADENDPIKRALDRIQMQPVFETFKIKSLNTDSSAAIIDVTKFLTAEIQGISPFNSKYKAGKLEPDATCIKMAQVFPKNVEVKTQMNYSNTTGNPFVIVMNRSFLLLPEKTMRPRYEDSRIGYFASSALFYTTNEIGVDSKKYIARFDIAPKKEDIEDYKAGKLVVPEKQIVYYYDNAFPEEWWPYIKAGIEDWQVAFEAIGFKDAIVGKPYPVDDPNFNPEDIRHSCIRYIASTKANSMGPRWIDPRSGEVLGGDVLWWHNVTQLLRDWRFVQCGAADPKARKRNPELEMLGEMVRYVIAHEIGHCLGLKHNMRASYAFPVDSLRSATFTQKYGTTPSIMDYARFNYIAQPGDEGIRFTPPNMGPYDIFAIKWGYQPIFEAETADDEKAILNQWILEKKDSLIYRYGDQQMGIAFDPAAQNEALGDNAIKASEYGSKNAQYIMKHLIEWTTEENDDFQYMTHMYEEVLKQYKRYIGHVCAYPGGVYRYQLVEGEEEYFQNPVSKARQQEALAWLFKELANQPSWMLNKEIERRIGSHKNELFKYQASVLDILMGGVVFQKLEMYHNEYSSAEYLNDLHKHIWEKTINGKKLNEFERHLQASYIHNLVKMAGAANGSKEKKESSSLASLTSGTSSKIQFLDNLVKPLVFAEIEKTKNLVNKNLRSKDAALKAHYKYLSLLLADY
- a CDS encoding RagB/SusD family nutrient uptake outer membrane protein — protein: MKNRFYYIIMMLVLVSCSDFLDQEPSEQRSIKEQFSTEENIDQAVNGLYYQIEGVLSHKFFIYADLIGGNFTFTPQKHDHVLEVPTAIAIDQVYDFNDQQDESDYSSFYQDMYELINAANLVLEYTQGVDFVSADKLTQIKAESLAIRAFCHYLLSLFYAQQYGYTADASHLGIVYNTHTIVAGEDYPTRETMSRTWELIQADMDEALKSFTSESALGYGPDYSWFNSFNTKALYAKMALQMNDWEKAYEYANDVILNSGVNLMPKDDYLQEWVKPAEAVSEVLLEFSAPRTAEEGEIRSSVGLSWFNYIDENNYQEIVASGDLLNMFSENDIRKLLYAPIDIKTSIDNVDYMLPYYFTWKFQGEPGTLYLRLSEMYLIRAEATARLGTDENAALNDLNTIRERAGLDALTTTENLLEEIFDERRRELAFEGNLFFDIVRYKKDVERNEGCLSRVCNMEYPSNYFVLPIPGSSVTLNENMIQNDGY